A genomic stretch from Erysipelothrix sp. HDW6C includes:
- a CDS encoding DUF349 domain-containing protein, with amino-acid sequence MFTIKAKKTTETEVETKEAQDTRQPEFSRHDFGWESLASVEESRQNQLISEIYSIMNTGDDEKLEFIKREWSSLSEEGIDDALEARFNQAVHRYETRQERLEEAQNIKKQLILDAEALKDSSDWNKTSNALQELQKKWKEAGFAGEDIDQDLWEKFRGINDQFFDRRSSHYEKMSENRDEARTVKEALIVEVDALKDSEDWKQTSTDMRNLMTRWKQAGFAGREYEDELWERFNSARQFFYQKQREFFDSMRDTQSKAREIKEDVITRAEALVQAFHAETTREGMEALFEEWKAAGHSGRDHEEKLWNEFRAIQDDFYDRLKNRDVMQRQNREDEVSNDLETLEVRISALESINEKIAAKLSSLEGQLASNDSETLREEVAGLKANLEENEARLAEYQAEYAELDAELNKM; translated from the coding sequence GTGTTTACTATTAAAGCAAAGAAAACGACAGAAACAGAAGTCGAAACAAAAGAAGCGCAAGATACGCGTCAACCTGAGTTTTCGCGTCATGATTTTGGGTGGGAAAGTCTAGCATCAGTAGAGGAGTCACGTCAAAATCAATTGATTTCCGAGATTTATAGTATTATGAATACCGGAGACGATGAGAAACTTGAGTTTATCAAACGAGAGTGGAGTTCATTATCAGAAGAGGGCATCGACGATGCACTTGAAGCACGCTTTAACCAAGCAGTTCACCGTTATGAAACACGTCAAGAACGTCTTGAAGAAGCACAGAATATCAAGAAGCAATTGATATTGGATGCCGAAGCACTTAAAGATTCAAGTGATTGGAATAAAACTTCAAATGCTTTACAAGAACTTCAAAAGAAATGGAAAGAAGCAGGATTTGCCGGTGAAGATATTGATCAAGATTTATGGGAGAAATTCCGTGGAATCAATGACCAATTCTTCGACAGACGCAGTTCACACTACGAAAAAATGTCTGAAAACCGTGATGAAGCACGCACAGTAAAAGAGGCATTGATTGTTGAAGTTGATGCATTGAAGGATTCCGAAGATTGGAAACAAACTTCGACAGATATGCGAAATCTTATGACACGTTGGAAACAAGCAGGATTCGCAGGACGTGAATATGAAGATGAATTGTGGGAACGTTTCAATAGCGCTCGTCAATTCTTCTATCAAAAACAACGCGAATTCTTCGACAGCATGCGTGATACACAAAGTAAAGCACGTGAGATTAAAGAAGATGTAATCACACGCGCTGAAGCTCTGGTACAGGCATTCCATGCTGAAACAACCCGTGAGGGAATGGAAGCATTATTCGAAGAATGGAAAGCAGCTGGACACAGTGGTCGTGACCACGAAGAAAAGCTATGGAATGAGTTCCGTGCAATCCAAGATGACTTCTATGATCGCTTGAAAAACCGTGATGTTATGCAACGTCAAAATCGTGAAGATGAGGTATCCAATGATTTGGAAACTCTTGAAGTTCGAATTTCGGCACTCGAAAGCATTAATGAGAAAATTGCTGCAAAACTTTCAAGCCTTGAAGGACAACTTGCAAGCAACGACTCCGAAACATTACGTGAAGAAGTTGCTGGACTTAAAGCAAACTTAGAAGAAAATGAAGCACGATTGGCTGAATACCAAGCCGAATATGCTGAGTTGGATGCTGAACTTAACAAAATGTAG